One region of Flavobacterium sp. GSB-24 genomic DNA includes:
- a CDS encoding toll/interleukin-1 receptor domain-containing protein — protein sequence MKIFISHSSKNANYGQALVDLLVAVGVNNEQIIFTSNDAFGIPTGQNIFNWLRARITEKPYVVYLLSSDYYSSIACMNEMGAAWVVENEHTIIFTPEFKASSPEFQNGALDPREMGFKINNHDRVTGFIETLRVLFPISTKAVFVSQKIREFIEKVNSFEVPRQSLPITQIVKNENHVNPIITTIKEEKIIVENSPNKIIDSNSKTSQVDKLFKDLQEGKLKDEEIILLHYSIDTARFKLGVGWKSSGEIENIKTWEDVNSLNSKLSLGYDEVIRRFELKKLTKVTELTSSNNPREVAFISDLTNLLLGLPEEGNLKIKEALARNESVIPKSWNIFEKEDDLPF from the coding sequence ATGAAAATTTTTATTTCTCATTCGTCAAAAAACGCGAATTACGGACAAGCACTCGTAGATTTGTTGGTAGCGGTTGGTGTTAATAACGAACAAATTATATTCACCAGTAACGACGCATTTGGAATTCCTACTGGTCAGAACATATTTAATTGGTTGAGAGCTAGAATTACTGAAAAGCCATATGTAGTTTATCTCCTTTCTTCAGACTATTATTCGAGTATTGCCTGCATGAATGAGATGGGAGCCGCTTGGGTTGTCGAAAATGAACATACAATTATATTCACACCTGAATTCAAAGCTTCAAGCCCTGAATTCCAAAACGGAGCTCTAGACCCTAGGGAAATGGGATTCAAAATAAATAATCACGATAGAGTAACAGGCTTTATTGAAACTCTTCGCGTTTTATTTCCAATTTCGACCAAAGCCGTTTTTGTAAGTCAAAAAATACGAGAATTTATCGAAAAGGTCAATTCGTTCGAAGTTCCCAGACAAAGTTTACCAATTACACAAATTGTAAAAAATGAGAACCACGTAAATCCAATTATAACAACCATAAAAGAAGAAAAAATAATAGTTGAAAATTCTCCAAATAAAATAATTGACAGCAACAGCAAAACTTCACAAGTTGATAAGCTATTTAAGGATCTACAAGAAGGAAAGTTAAAGGATGAGGAGATAATCTTACTTCATTATTCTATTGACACCGCAAGATTCAAACTAGGAGTTGGATGGAAAAGTTCAGGTGAAATTGAAAATATCAAGACTTGGGAAGATGTTAATTCATTAAATTCAAAATTATCATTAGGATATGACGAAGTTATACGTCGTTTCGAGTTAAAAAAGTTAACTAAAGTTACTGAATTAACAAGTAGCAATAATCCGAGAGAGGTTGCGTTTATATCAGATTTAACAAATTTATTACTTGGACTACCTGAAGAAGGCAATTTAAAAATTAAAGAAGCTTTAGCGAGAAATGAAAGTGTAATTCCTAAATCTTGGAATATTTTTGAAAAGGAAGATGATTTACCATTTTAA
- a CDS encoding DUF3320 domain-containing protein, translated as MSESILPKLEASRKELLDLGLRNTLLNYKTSKVKGLQIVQEQSSSIYDILVRQNKGMTFLGRPGKDDDDELLELPELTEPEMQDAYNDTRLQTNETEAKLQTKILNTYYFARTSIEEQGVNTLYLALGILNWYEKGNSEDTRKAPLILLPVVLERSSANERFRLRYSGTEIGANLSLQAKMMVDYNITIPDLPEEEELDLKTYYNIIKERISHIENWKVEEDTIELGFFSFGKFMIYHDLDSEKWPEDKKPFNHNILQSLFNTGFNEPQPSIGEEHHLDNDTNADELMQVVDADSSQVIAMLAVHEGRNMVIQGPPGTGKSQTITNLIANAVGNGKKVLFVAEKMAALEVVKRRLDSVNLGEACLELHSHKANKRELHNELKRILDLGRPTMTRLEEEIRFLHPMINELNQYCASVNSEISKSGYSAQEVMGNLLKITTNNKDYKFPKIQVENISVWDSTKMKEVEQLAEKIQVRLEKIGQPENLLFYGTDIKIFLPIDEETSKDLLEIVLKDTNEAITLITSISNYVEINPSTEIDDVKLLLKTIRTAAENPGLTSMNITDSAWLNNQADIAELLETGIRLEELHTQYDNLVIPEAWDYDLLEIRQNLIVHGSKWYKFLIGDYKNSAKKLSALLTTQVPSDLNTKLEYVNALMEGKRLTASLLSLEPLAQKLFDIRYQKKRTDWQTVKKAVQYLQEVHLLIQDDVISNTFLSFLSKNQESYVAADFLINLENALEKQNISLKSLLEKLDLKDNQILNKSLAKQQSLIKNWFENLPEIHQAVSWNVMKEEIERNGADYLIRAVYNWPDAVLHLKTAVQKTWYEHLIEQAMNNSAELRKFERSSHEEVIEKFKRLDVLNQFYNRAKVAFKHWESLPKQEGGGQINVLKSEFNRKARHMPIRKLMQEAGLAIQAIKPVIMMSPMSIANFLPPNSIDFDLVIFDEASQVRPVDALGAILRGRQIVVVGDTKQMPPTSFFDKLNTDTEDEENVTADMQSILGMCDAQGAPQRMLRWHYRSRHESLINLSNQEFYENKLIIFPSPGSKSKMGLAFNHLPDTYYDKGKTRTNPKEAEKVADAIINHAINNPKLSLGVVAFSTAQMQAIQNALEVKRRKNPEVESFFRSHPTEPLFIKNLENVQGDERDVIFISIGYGRTEDGKVPMSFGPLNNEGGERRLNVLITRAKSRCEVFTNITASDMNPGPNAKFGIRALKSFLYYAQHGKFESDKEEIITKPQPFEEIIAQSLRDNGYIVREKVGSAGFYIDLAIVDNDNPGRYILGICCDGKSYETAKSARDRDRLRTIVLEGMGWKLFNVWSTDWFRNPQGELRLLIENIENAKNQVEHNDALEEELMEDLKNLVREEPEEIDNSIPRYLKASLPIEVCHQEIHTYSLGKLGAWIHEVVKVESPVHFEEMARRIADANGISKIGSRVRASITDAVNYAIRTGLIKKKDEFLWNFEDHLPVIRDRSLLSPNSKKLSLISDEEMNLAIIKVVESSIAIQPDNAVILIAKLFGFARVTEDMRNHILLSIIKSVKSEIVKKDGEFLKLI; from the coding sequence ATGTCTGAATCAATTCTACCTAAATTGGAAGCATCTCGTAAAGAACTTTTAGATCTTGGATTGCGTAATACATTACTTAATTATAAGACTTCTAAAGTTAAAGGATTGCAGATTGTGCAAGAACAATCCTCATCCATTTATGACATTTTAGTGAGACAGAACAAAGGAATGACTTTTTTAGGACGCCCAGGCAAAGATGACGATGATGAATTATTAGAACTTCCGGAACTTACTGAGCCGGAAATGCAAGATGCTTATAATGATACCAGATTACAGACCAATGAAACAGAAGCCAAGCTTCAGACTAAAATACTAAATACGTATTATTTTGCTAGAACAAGCATTGAAGAGCAAGGTGTCAACACGTTATATCTTGCATTAGGAATACTGAATTGGTATGAAAAAGGAAATAGTGAAGATACAAGAAAAGCACCATTAATTTTACTTCCTGTAGTTTTGGAGCGTTCCAGTGCAAATGAACGTTTTCGTTTAAGGTACAGTGGAACTGAAATTGGAGCAAATCTATCATTGCAGGCAAAAATGATGGTAGATTATAACATTACTATTCCTGATCTCCCAGAAGAAGAAGAACTGGATCTTAAAACATATTACAACATTATAAAAGAACGGATCAGCCACATTGAAAATTGGAAAGTTGAAGAAGATACCATAGAATTAGGATTCTTTTCTTTTGGTAAATTTATGATTTATCATGATTTAGACAGTGAAAAATGGCCAGAAGATAAAAAACCATTCAACCATAATATTTTACAATCTTTATTCAATACTGGATTTAATGAACCTCAACCGTCAATTGGTGAAGAACATCATCTTGACAATGATACGAATGCGGATGAGCTTATGCAAGTCGTAGATGCCGACAGTTCGCAAGTTATTGCAATGCTTGCTGTGCATGAAGGGCGTAACATGGTAATACAAGGCCCGCCAGGAACAGGGAAGTCACAAACCATTACAAATCTTATAGCAAATGCTGTCGGAAATGGAAAAAAAGTGCTTTTTGTTGCTGAAAAAATGGCTGCTTTAGAAGTTGTAAAACGACGATTAGACAGTGTTAATTTAGGAGAAGCTTGCTTAGAATTACATAGCCATAAAGCAAACAAAAGAGAATTACATAATGAATTAAAACGAATACTTGATTTAGGTAGGCCAACAATGACTCGTTTGGAAGAGGAAATTAGATTTCTTCATCCTATGATAAACGAACTTAATCAATATTGTGCTTCTGTAAATTCTGAAATTTCAAAAAGTGGTTATTCAGCACAAGAAGTAATGGGAAATTTACTAAAAATAACAACTAATAATAAAGATTATAAATTTCCTAAAATACAAGTTGAAAATATTAGTGTATGGGATTCTACAAAGATGAAAGAAGTTGAACAGTTGGCTGAAAAAATACAGGTAAGACTAGAAAAAATTGGACAACCTGAGAACTTGCTGTTTTATGGAACTGATATAAAAATTTTCCTCCCAATAGATGAAGAAACCTCAAAAGATTTATTAGAAATTGTACTTAAAGATACAAATGAAGCAATAACTCTTATTACTTCCATTTCAAATTATGTTGAAATTAATCCGTCCACAGAAATAGATGATGTTAAGCTATTATTAAAAACTATAAGAACTGCAGCTGAGAATCCAGGCCTCACATCGATGAATATAACCGATTCTGCCTGGCTCAATAATCAAGCTGATATTGCCGAATTATTAGAAACTGGAATTCGACTAGAGGAACTGCATACACAATATGATAATTTAGTTATTCCAGAAGCTTGGGATTATGATCTGCTTGAAATAAGGCAAAATTTAATTGTACATGGCAGTAAGTGGTATAAATTTTTAATAGGAGATTATAAAAATAGTGCAAAAAAATTATCGGCACTTCTCACAACTCAGGTACCTTCAGATCTAAACACAAAATTAGAGTATGTTAATGCTTTAATGGAAGGAAAGCGTCTTACAGCCTCTCTCCTATCTTTAGAACCTTTAGCGCAAAAATTATTTGATATCAGATATCAAAAAAAACGAACAGACTGGCAGACTGTTAAAAAAGCAGTTCAATACCTACAAGAGGTACACCTTCTTATTCAGGATGACGTAATATCAAATACATTTCTATCCTTCCTTAGCAAAAATCAGGAGTCTTACGTTGCGGCTGACTTTTTAATTAATTTAGAGAATGCTTTAGAAAAACAAAATATTTCATTAAAGTCGCTTTTAGAAAAACTGGATTTAAAAGATAATCAAATACTAAATAAAAGTTTAGCAAAACAGCAAAGCTTAATAAAAAATTGGTTCGAAAATCTACCTGAGATCCATCAGGCTGTATCTTGGAACGTAATGAAAGAAGAGATTGAAAGAAATGGAGCCGATTATTTGATTAGAGCAGTTTATAACTGGCCCGACGCTGTTTTGCATTTAAAAACAGCTGTACAAAAAACTTGGTACGAACATTTGATTGAGCAGGCAATGAATAATAGTGCAGAACTTCGAAAATTTGAAAGATCAAGTCATGAAGAAGTCATCGAAAAATTTAAACGACTTGATGTACTTAATCAGTTCTATAATCGCGCCAAAGTTGCTTTTAAACATTGGGAAAGTTTACCAAAACAGGAAGGCGGCGGACAAATTAATGTACTTAAAAGCGAATTCAACCGCAAAGCCAGACATATGCCGATTAGGAAACTTATGCAGGAAGCGGGACTGGCAATTCAAGCAATTAAACCTGTTATAATGATGAGTCCAATGTCAATTGCAAATTTTCTCCCTCCAAATAGTATTGATTTCGATCTGGTTATTTTTGATGAAGCCAGCCAAGTACGTCCTGTTGATGCTTTGGGTGCTATTTTACGTGGAAGACAAATAGTTGTTGTGGGGGATACAAAGCAAATGCCTCCAACAAGTTTTTTTGACAAACTAAATACCGATACTGAAGATGAAGAAAACGTAACTGCTGATATGCAGAGCATCCTTGGAATGTGTGATGCTCAAGGTGCTCCTCAACGTATGCTGCGCTGGCATTATCGCAGTAGACATGAATCCTTAATTAACTTGTCAAACCAGGAGTTTTACGAAAATAAATTAATAATTTTTCCAAGTCCCGGATCTAAAAGCAAAATGGGTTTAGCATTTAATCACCTGCCAGATACTTATTATGACAAAGGTAAAACACGCACCAACCCTAAAGAAGCTGAAAAGGTTGCTGATGCTATTATTAACCATGCTATAAATAATCCGAAGTTGAGTCTCGGCGTTGTTGCTTTTAGCACTGCGCAAATGCAGGCTATTCAAAATGCACTTGAAGTAAAAAGAAGAAAAAATCCTGAAGTTGAAAGTTTCTTTAGGAGCCACCCTACTGAACCTCTTTTTATCAAAAATCTTGAAAATGTTCAAGGAGATGAACGAGATGTTATTTTTATTAGTATTGGTTATGGAAGAACGGAAGACGGTAAAGTACCTATGAGTTTTGGACCTCTAAATAATGAAGGTGGTGAACGAAGACTAAATGTTTTAATTACAAGGGCAAAAAGTAGATGTGAAGTATTCACAAATATTACAGCCAGTGATATGAATCCTGGACCAAATGCAAAATTTGGTATTCGGGCATTAAAAAGTTTTCTTTATTATGCACAGCATGGGAAGTTTGAAAGCGACAAGGAAGAAATAATAACTAAACCCCAGCCATTTGAGGAAATTATTGCTCAAAGTCTTCGCGATAATGGTTATATCGTGAGAGAAAAAGTCGGCTCTGCAGGATTTTATATTGACTTGGCAATAGTGGATAACGATAATCCTGGAAGATATATTCTTGGAATATGCTGCGACGGAAAGTCTTATGAAACTGCAAAATCAGCGAGGGATCGAGATAGATTAAGAACTATAGTCCTTGAAGGCATGGGCTGGAAATTATTTAATGTATGGAGTACTGATTGGTTCCGCAATCCCCAAGGAGAGCTAAGACTTTTAATAGAAAACATTGAAAATGCTAAAAATCAAGTTGAACATAATGATGCACTTGAAGAAGAATTAATGGAAGATTTAAAAAATCTTGTCCGAGAAGAGCCTGAAGAAATTGATAATTCAATCCCCCGCTATTTAAAAGCTTCTCTTCCTATTGAGGTTTGCCATCAAGAAATTCATACTTATTCCCTTGGAAAACTTGGAGCGTGGATACATGAAGTTGTCAAAGTAGAAAGTCCCGTTCATTTTGAAGAAATGGCTCGTCGAATTGCAGATGCAAATGGCATTTCAAAAATAGGAAGCCGTGTCAGAGCATCTATTACAGATGCAGTAAACTATGCTATTAGAACTGGCTTAATTAAAAAGAAAGATGAATTTCTTTGGAATTTTGAAGATCATTTACCAGTAATAAGAGATAGAAGTTTACTTAGCCCAAATTCAAAAAAATTAAGTCTTATTTCTGATGAAGAGATGAACTTGGCAATCATTAAAGTTGTTGAAAGTTCTATCGCTATTCAGCCGGATAATGCTGTTATCTTAATTGCGAAACTTTTTGGATTTGCAAGAGTTACTGAAGATATGCGAAACCATATTTTACTATCCATTATAAAATCAGTTAAATCTGAAATTGTAAAAAAAGATGGAGAGTTTTTAAAATTGATATAA
- a CDS encoding recombinase family protein: MSKIADLYIRVSTDEQAEKGFSQRNQEEMLRKYCSINQIQIRNVIYEDHSAKTFNRPQWKKFLADLKKYKNKINMVLFMKWDRFSRNAGDAYQMINQLRKLGVEPQAIEQPLDLSVPENKMMLAFYLAAPEVENDRRALNTFQGLRRGKKEGRHMGMAPYGYANKITEDGKKYIAIVPEKAVKLIWIFEQVARNVFSTESIYQMAKDKGLVLSKSNLWVILRNPLYCGKIVVPKYKDEEEKWVNGQHEAIISEGLFYRVQDVLDSKARTYRPKVKTIENFPLRGFFLCPQCGQKLTGSKCKGRSKYYYYYHCDKDCKWRINSEVANKVFKEHLNKFKPLAEVKKLYTAVLLEGYREHTGVIASEKKKSLEQIAVYEKKLSVARNLLVTEKIDAEDYNLMKIEYNAVISKLEKDIGNVEDDRVSIEQLTTTGLENLIKLGEAFDSATLADCRELIGLIFPENFTFQENKIRTARINEMVNCIYLVNNRLRAKKNGTKDDIFLLSRVVTSTGFKPVTF; encoded by the coding sequence ATGAGTAAGATAGCAGATTTGTATATTCGTGTAAGTACTGACGAGCAAGCAGAAAAAGGATTCTCCCAACGGAATCAGGAGGAAATGCTAAGAAAATATTGCAGCATAAACCAAATACAGATACGCAATGTAATTTATGAAGATCATTCAGCAAAGACTTTTAACAGGCCTCAATGGAAAAAATTTCTTGCTGATTTGAAAAAATATAAAAATAAAATTAATATGGTTCTTTTTATGAAGTGGGACAGATTCAGCCGTAATGCCGGTGACGCATACCAGATGATTAATCAGCTAAGAAAATTAGGAGTAGAACCACAGGCAATTGAACAGCCTCTTGATCTAAGCGTTCCGGAAAATAAAATGATGCTTGCATTTTATCTGGCTGCACCCGAGGTTGAAAATGACCGCAGAGCTTTAAACACCTTTCAAGGTCTTAGACGCGGAAAGAAAGAAGGCAGACATATGGGGATGGCACCTTATGGATATGCAAATAAGATTACTGAGGATGGAAAAAAATATATTGCGATTGTACCAGAGAAAGCGGTAAAACTTATTTGGATATTCGAACAGGTTGCAAGAAATGTCTTCAGTACCGAATCTATTTATCAGATGGCAAAAGATAAAGGGCTTGTGCTGTCTAAGAGCAATTTGTGGGTGATTCTTAGAAATCCACTTTACTGCGGCAAAATAGTTGTTCCTAAATACAAGGATGAAGAAGAAAAATGGGTTAATGGACAACATGAGGCGATTATCAGCGAAGGATTGTTTTATCGGGTACAGGATGTTCTTGACAGTAAAGCACGGACATACAGACCGAAAGTTAAAACTATTGAGAATTTTCCCTTGCGGGGTTTTTTTCTTTGCCCACAGTGCGGTCAAAAGTTAACAGGAAGCAAATGCAAAGGAAGGAGTAAATATTATTACTATTATCACTGTGATAAAGATTGCAAATGGAGAATAAACTCAGAAGTAGCTAATAAAGTATTTAAAGAGCATTTAAATAAATTTAAACCTTTAGCAGAAGTAAAGAAACTGTATACAGCAGTCTTGCTTGAAGGTTATAGAGAGCATACTGGAGTAATAGCTAGTGAAAAAAAGAAGTCCCTTGAGCAGATTGCAGTTTATGAGAAGAAACTATCTGTGGCAAGAAATTTATTAGTTACCGAGAAAATTGATGCTGAGGATTATAATTTAATGAAAATTGAATACAATGCAGTTATCAGTAAGCTGGAAAAAGACATTGGAAATGTAGAGGACGATAGGGTCAGCATAGAGCAATTAACGACGACAGGATTGGAAAACCTTATAAAGCTAGGTGAGGCCTTTGATAGTGCGACTTTAGCTGATTGTAGAGAATTAATTGGTTTAATTTTTCCCGAAAATTTCACATTTCAAGAAAATAAAATCCGCACCGCCCGGATCAATGAAATGGTCAACTGTATCTACTTGGTAAACAATAGATTACGAGCAAAAAAAAACGGGACAAAAGATGATATTTTTCTTTTGTCCCGAGTAGTGACCTCGACTGGATTCAAACCAGTAACCTTCTGA
- a CDS encoding adenine phosphoribosyltransferase yields MKIENYVRDIQGFPKEGILFKDITPLLINPEARTNCLRILVDSLNGQKIDKVVGAESRGFFFGMLLAQELNAGFVPVRKPKKLPFETISASYELEYGFDSLEMHTDAIQKGDRVLIHDDVLATGGTAKAVCELVEKLGGEIVQCNFLMELTFLNGREKIKEYPFFAALTY; encoded by the coding sequence ATGAAGATTGAAAATTATGTGCGTGATATTCAGGGGTTTCCTAAAGAAGGAATTTTATTCAAAGACATCACTCCGTTACTAATTAATCCCGAAGCACGAACAAATTGCCTGCGAATCTTGGTTGATTCTTTAAACGGACAAAAAATTGATAAGGTTGTAGGAGCAGAATCTCGTGGTTTTTTCTTCGGAATGTTGCTGGCTCAGGAATTAAATGCTGGATTTGTCCCTGTTAGAAAACCTAAAAAACTTCCTTTTGAAACAATTTCTGCTTCTTACGAGTTAGAATATGGTTTTGATAGTTTAGAAATGCATACAGATGCTATTCAAAAAGGCGATCGAGTATTAATTCACGATGATGTTTTAGCTACAGGCGGAACTGCAAAGGCGGTTTGTGAATTGGTCGAAAAACTGGGAGGCGAAATTGTACAATGCAATTTTCTAATGGAACTGACTTTTCTTAACGGAAGAGAAAAAATTAAAGAATATCCATTCTTTGCAGCATTAACTTATTAA